The Planococcus liqunii genome includes a region encoding these proteins:
- a CDS encoding nuclear transport factor 2 family protein: protein MSVVTNQQFFTKVNQAFIDGDIEFLADHVTDDVAWSMYGNKMIGREAFLDCVKEMGMGNETNVALTIENLIASGNEVALKGKMHANTDTGQEKVYTYCDIYVMDGAGKIKELTSFYLDMKE from the coding sequence ATGTCGGTTGTAACCAATCAGCAGTTTTTCACCAAAGTGAACCAGGCCTTTATCGACGGAGACATTGAATTTTTGGCTGACCATGTGACGGATGATGTGGCGTGGTCGATGTATGGCAATAAAATGATCGGACGCGAGGCCTTTTTAGACTGCGTCAAAGAAATGGGCATGGGCAATGAAACCAACGTGGCATTGACGATTGAAAATCTGATTGCAAGCGGAAACGAAGTGGCTTTAAAAGGGAAAATGCATGCAAATACGGACACGGGACAAGAAAAAGTGTATACCTACTGTGATATCTACGTCATGGACGGAGCCGGGAAAATAAAGGAACTGACGTCGTTCTATCTTGATATGAAAGAATGA
- a CDS encoding Yip1 family protein yields MVQFKEKGSYGEVNPFTGIWLKTRETVRYVIEEKSMGFVILLMILSGISSALVGAFDSEMNQMMPVWGIILGSIIAGPIFILLVYAIMAGVYFITGKLFKGTGTYTELFKAIGVAAIPQIWLLPVYLIWVLAAPATYFAEPLGTSGGAGELVITLVGSVLITVVTIWSIFINAKAIGEAHRISSWKGFFTIMIPSIVIGIIIVAIVVLIAILFIGFSV; encoded by the coding sequence ATGGTGCAATTTAAAGAAAAAGGAAGTTATGGAGAAGTGAATCCGTTTACAGGCATCTGGCTGAAAACGAGAGAAACGGTCCGCTATGTGATTGAAGAAAAATCGATGGGGTTTGTCATCCTCTTAATGATTTTATCCGGCATCAGCAGTGCCCTTGTCGGAGCATTCGATTCGGAAATGAACCAAATGATGCCGGTATGGGGAATCATTTTAGGCTCCATTATTGCCGGGCCGATATTTATCCTGTTGGTTTATGCGATTATGGCTGGCGTTTATTTTATAACCGGCAAGCTTTTTAAAGGGACCGGGACTTATACAGAACTTTTTAAAGCGATAGGCGTTGCGGCCATCCCGCAAATCTGGCTGCTGCCGGTGTATTTGATTTGGGTATTGGCAGCTCCGGCAACCTATTTTGCAGAACCGCTTGGAACTTCAGGCGGCGCTGGCGAACTGGTCATCACCTTGGTCGGTTCCGTTCTGATAACCGTTGTGACGATCTGGAGCATTTTCATTAACGCCAAAGCGATTGGGGAAGCGCACCGGATTTCCAGCTGGAAAGGTTTTTTCACCATTATGATTCCGTCAATCGTTATCGGAATTATCATCGTTGCAATTGTGGTACTGATCGCTATTTTGTTTATAGGATTCTCCGTCTAA
- a CDS encoding putative holin-like toxin codes for MTVFQALTLMISFSGLIVSIIVLSYTFSKKK; via the coding sequence ATGACAGTTTTTCAAGCACTGACATTGATGATTAGCTTTTCTGGCTTAATCGTTTCAATCATAGTGTTGTCATATACTTTTTCGAAAAAAAAGTAA
- a CDS encoding AraC family transcriptional regulator, which translates to MDPNQFPFIFHSADLIHCSNDTRHIKPLHVHPESCEIILVLEGQSRFSINQKTYNAAPGSLVLCNAGDWHAEASIKGQAYSCLSLSCSGQLMDELELHQLRPPHLPPVHRPAEFERLKSFGLQLMAENSSSYANKHEIAGHLLGVFLGILKRSLAEPNRPATDHQQHIRMAKRFIEENAHRTLTLELLSAEIGLSKYYLARVFKEQTNMSPIQYAIQCRIGLAQYLLQHTDASIQQIAQRTGYKSETHFQQAFKKAAGQTPGKYRTYMKEQQNHT; encoded by the coding sequence ATGGACCCAAACCAATTTCCTTTTATTTTTCATTCTGCCGACCTCATTCACTGCTCGAACGATACACGGCACATTAAACCGCTCCATGTCCATCCGGAATCGTGCGAGATCATCCTTGTTTTGGAGGGCCAAAGCCGCTTTTCCATTAACCAAAAAACCTATAACGCAGCCCCCGGTTCCTTGGTGCTTTGCAATGCCGGAGACTGGCACGCAGAAGCATCCATTAAAGGCCAAGCGTACAGCTGCCTGTCTCTCAGCTGCTCCGGCCAATTGATGGATGAGCTTGAGCTTCACCAACTGCGGCCGCCTCACCTGCCTCCGGTACACCGACCAGCCGAGTTTGAACGCCTGAAGTCGTTTGGTCTGCAATTGATGGCAGAAAACAGCAGCTCCTACGCAAATAAGCATGAAATCGCTGGCCATTTGCTCGGGGTTTTTCTCGGCATCTTGAAACGTTCCTTGGCTGAGCCGAACCGACCAGCAACCGATCACCAACAGCATATCCGTATGGCCAAACGCTTTATCGAAGAAAATGCGCACCGGACACTGACGTTGGAACTGCTTTCCGCAGAAATCGGCTTGAGCAAATACTACCTTGCCCGGGTCTTTAAAGAACAGACCAACATGAGTCCAATTCAGTATGCCATTCAATGCCGCATTGGATTGGCACAGTATTTGCTGCAGCACACCGATGCCTCTATCCAGCAAATTGCCCAACGCACCGGCTACAAAAGCGAAACGCATTTCCAACAGGCCTTCAAAAAAGCCGCCGGACAGACGCCTGGCAAGTACCGTACCTACATGAAAGAACAGCAAAATCATACATAA
- a CDS encoding type I restriction-modification enzyme R subunit C-terminal domain-containing protein: protein MNAESSDIVEVLEYVSYAIQAVLRKERVAQAKNDTFKKLSDNEKEFLEFVLSKYIETGFEESDQEKLPH, encoded by the coding sequence ATTAATGCCGAGAGTAGCGATATAGTTGAGGTTCTTGAATATGTTTCTTATGCGATACAAGCCGTTTTGAGAAAAGAAAGAGTAGCGCAGGCTAAAAACGATACTTTCAAAAAGTTAAGTGACAATGAAAAGGAATTTTTAGAGTTTGTCTTATCGAAGTATATTGAAACTGGGTTTGAAGAGTCAGACCAAGAGAAACTTCCTCATTAA
- a CDS encoding DNA topology modulation protein FlaR — protein sequence MKENNRRLEQYMRMYIIGSVGSGKTTLAKKAALAYRIPRFETDNFVWERKPGGDARNSEEKRNKLFQEAVELPEWVIEGVHIGWTDKGLEKADRIVFLDFPPRTRTWRIIKRYIKQTLMLEKANYRQTLRIFFKMFGWNRYFEETMKPEFLEKLQHYQAKTTIVKTQAELQALKVENK from the coding sequence TTGAAAGAAAACAACAGAAGGCTGGAACAATACATGAGAATGTACATCATCGGTTCGGTGGGAAGCGGCAAGACGACACTGGCCAAAAAAGCAGCATTGGCATACCGCATTCCCCGTTTTGAAACGGATAATTTTGTCTGGGAGCGGAAGCCGGGCGGGGACGCGCGCAACAGCGAAGAAAAACGCAATAAGCTGTTTCAGGAAGCAGTGGAATTGCCCGAGTGGGTGATTGAAGGGGTGCACATCGGGTGGACCGATAAGGGACTGGAAAAAGCGGACAGGATTGTTTTTCTGGATTTCCCTCCCAGAACGCGGACGTGGCGCATCATCAAACGCTATATAAAACAGACGCTAATGCTGGAAAAGGCGAATTACCGGCAGACGCTTCGCATTTTTTTCAAGATGTTCGGTTGGAACCGTTATTTTGAGGAAACCATGAAGCCGGAATTCCTGGAAAAGTTGCAGCACTACCAAGCTAAAACAACAATTGTCAAAACACAGGCAGAGCTTCAAGCACTGAAGGTAGAAAATAAGTGA
- a CDS encoding GNAT family N-acetyltransferase, which yields MLESYSQCHVKNGISVYAVIEKASGKLIGAAGFNVHDSLEQVELIYHFAKDSWGKGYATEAALLCVQLAKEHSTVRTITASAAPGHESSIHVLRKAGLRYIELRWFDDTQQEEPYFELAVND from the coding sequence ATCTTAGAGAGCTATAGCCAATGCCACGTTAAAAACGGAATTTCCGTATATGCCGTCATCGAAAAGGCATCCGGAAAGCTGATCGGTGCAGCCGGCTTTAATGTCCATGATTCACTTGAACAAGTGGAATTAATTTACCATTTTGCAAAAGACAGCTGGGGAAAAGGCTATGCGACCGAAGCCGCTTTGCTGTGCGTGCAACTGGCTAAAGAGCATTCTACTGTTCGCACGATTACGGCTTCTGCTGCGCCGGGGCACGAAAGCTCCATTCACGTGCTTCGGAAAGCCGGCCTGCGGTACATAGAGCTGCGCTGGTTTGACGACACCCAGCAAGAAGAACCGTATTTCGAACTGGCGGTAAATGATTGA
- a CDS encoding bifunctional helix-turn-helix transcriptional regulator/GNAT family N-acetyltransferase, producing the protein MADLAKIEEIRRFNRHYANILGKIDQEIYHKPYPLSEARVLAELYGKTGITATEIREKLGIDRGYMSRITQKFEDDKLISKKQAPSDKRQHLLHLTNYGEKVHLALVDEANKEVAKMIELLTSKQLEQLTAAMHTVEKLLNHEEPHAPRVRIRPFQPGELGYVSYLHGRLYKKTYGFSELFEYYVMKGLSDFLVDRQGGEMWIAEVDGEIAGSIAITRVEGNTAQLRWFVLDERFQGLGIGKSLIDTALAFCRSQNYRHVFLWTVNILEAARHLYGKYGFERTEQKPNAEWTDQELIEERWDLEMDLH; encoded by the coding sequence GTGGCAGACTTGGCAAAAATTGAAGAGATCCGCCGGTTCAACCGGCATTATGCCAACATTCTCGGCAAAATTGACCAGGAAATCTATCATAAGCCATATCCGTTAAGCGAAGCCCGCGTCCTTGCTGAGCTTTACGGGAAAACCGGCATCACTGCAACGGAAATCCGCGAGAAACTGGGCATTGACCGGGGCTATATGAGCCGCATCACCCAGAAATTCGAAGACGACAAGCTCATTTCCAAAAAACAAGCACCATCCGACAAACGACAGCATTTGCTTCACTTGACCAACTACGGGGAGAAAGTTCATTTGGCATTGGTGGACGAAGCCAATAAAGAAGTCGCAAAGATGATTGAATTGCTGACTTCGAAGCAACTGGAGCAATTGACAGCTGCCATGCATACTGTGGAAAAGTTGCTGAATCATGAAGAGCCGCACGCACCGCGCGTCCGCATCCGGCCGTTTCAGCCCGGGGAACTGGGGTATGTTTCTTATCTGCACGGCCGTCTTTACAAAAAGACCTATGGCTTCAGTGAGCTCTTTGAATACTACGTCATGAAGGGCTTATCGGATTTTCTGGTGGACCGACAAGGCGGCGAAATGTGGATTGCGGAAGTGGACGGGGAAATCGCGGGTTCGATTGCCATTACGCGCGTAGAGGGCAATACCGCTCAATTGAGATGGTTTGTGCTCGATGAACGGTTCCAGGGCCTAGGCATTGGCAAAAGCCTGATAGACACAGCCCTGGCGTTTTGCCGGTCCCAGAACTACCGCCATGTTTTCTTATGGACCGTCAACATCCTTGAAGCCGCACGGCATCTGTATGGCAAATACGGGTTTGAACGCACCGAGCAAAAACCGAATGCCGAATGGACGGATCAGGAATTGATTGAAGAACGTTGGGATCTGGAGATGGATCTTCATTAA
- a CDS encoding ABC1 kinase family protein produces MVYAILLLEVLLITVFIYFVSGRLMGAQVNFTKRVLSVVLGVSLTTFVYWYSYLRYTDYLSESVLNTATDVSTIVWVGSILLISMLLYLLFELFDPIELGAKGERITGRKFIFKRLQHQWRRQKRLREVVEIALRNGISRALKYARHRENDRELAIAFRDTLEQSGGIFIKFGQVLSTRTELFPPAFVEELGTLQQRVKPLPNSQVQDILEKSLGGRFEEVFSSFDMEPLAAASIGQVHKAVLKKDNRHVVVKLLRPEIKRIMRDDLNILVEFAEWVSNRSAWAENLGFRELAIGFAAGLREEINFNIEIRNTIQITNAMKNSPYRVRIPHVYTEYSSDKLIVMEYVEGKSIAQGSRVFHQFGGNEKDFARTVLFSFFEQMLDSGIFHADPHPGNIFIDEQDGKPILLDFGAVGRLASPQQEGLSLFIIGVQQGDASVIYDSIMLLVEDNQQIDRHRFEQAIGQILLKISYVHRIPTTELIHSLFDLVRDFGLSFYPSVGTALRSLITLDGTLHTIDPTFDMFTEAKTFAQKYKSDFLKKPFKEPKAVKERLESELALVIPELVRLPKRLDRLVERVESGKIILHHDVFSDRHNANFITQMFSRLVLLLTGITFGLISSALLAIAQFINTAYAVYLNTAAYTGLFLCVILLVRLSVQAIRDMKRSNDI; encoded by the coding sequence ATGGTTTATGCAATTCTGCTCTTAGAAGTGCTGCTCATTACCGTTTTCATTTATTTTGTCAGCGGACGTTTGATGGGGGCACAAGTCAATTTCACGAAACGGGTGCTGTCGGTCGTGCTCGGCGTGTCGCTGACGACGTTTGTTTATTGGTACTCCTATTTGCGTTATACCGATTATTTATCCGAAAGTGTCCTGAATACCGCGACAGACGTCAGCACGATTGTTTGGGTCGGCAGCATTCTCCTGATCTCGATGCTCCTGTACTTGCTCTTTGAATTGTTCGATCCGATCGAACTCGGAGCCAAGGGAGAGCGCATCACCGGCCGGAAGTTCATTTTTAAACGCCTGCAGCACCAATGGCGCCGGCAAAAACGGCTGCGCGAAGTGGTGGAAATCGCCCTCCGCAACGGAATTTCCAGAGCGTTGAAATACGCCAGGCACCGGGAAAACGACCGGGAACTGGCAATCGCGTTCCGGGATACGCTGGAACAAAGCGGCGGCATCTTCATCAAATTCGGCCAAGTGCTCTCTACGCGCACCGAACTGTTTCCTCCTGCGTTTGTCGAAGAACTGGGCACTTTGCAGCAACGGGTAAAGCCGCTGCCGAATAGCCAGGTCCAGGACATTTTGGAAAAATCCTTAGGCGGACGCTTTGAAGAAGTGTTTTCTTCCTTTGATATGGAGCCGCTTGCTGCCGCGTCCATCGGGCAAGTGCATAAAGCCGTCTTGAAAAAGGACAACCGCCACGTCGTGGTAAAATTGCTGCGGCCGGAAATCAAACGCATCATGCGCGACGATCTGAACATTCTGGTGGAATTTGCAGAATGGGTGTCGAACCGCTCCGCGTGGGCTGAAAACCTCGGGTTCCGTGAACTGGCGATCGGTTTTGCGGCAGGGCTGCGGGAAGAAATCAATTTCAACATCGAAATCCGCAACACGATCCAAATTACGAATGCCATGAAGAACAGTCCGTATCGAGTGCGCATTCCGCATGTCTATACCGAATACAGCAGCGACAAGCTGATTGTGATGGAATACGTGGAAGGCAAAAGCATCGCCCAAGGCAGCCGTGTCTTTCACCAGTTCGGCGGCAATGAAAAAGATTTCGCCCGGACGGTGCTATTTTCATTCTTTGAACAAATGCTGGATTCGGGCATTTTTCATGCAGATCCGCATCCGGGCAATATCTTTATCGATGAACAGGACGGCAAACCGATTCTGCTCGATTTCGGGGCAGTGGGGAGACTTGCTTCTCCGCAGCAGGAAGGGCTCAGTTTGTTCATCATCGGGGTGCAGCAAGGCGATGCGAGCGTCATTTACGACTCGATCATGCTGCTAGTGGAAGACAATCAGCAAATCGACCGGCACCGGTTCGAGCAAGCGATTGGGCAAATCCTGTTAAAGATTTCCTATGTCCACCGGATTCCCACAACGGAGCTGATTCATTCCTTATTTGACTTGGTGCGCGATTTCGGGCTGTCGTTCTATCCGTCTGTCGGAACGGCGCTCCGCTCACTCATTACACTCGACGGCACGCTGCATACCATCGATCCGACATTTGACATGTTTACAGAAGCTAAAACGTTTGCCCAAAAATACAAGTCGGATTTCCTGAAAAAGCCGTTCAAAGAACCGAAAGCTGTGAAAGAACGGTTGGAGAGCGAACTGGCTTTGGTAATTCCGGAACTGGTTCGGCTGCCTAAGCGATTGGACCGGCTGGTGGAACGGGTTGAAAGCGGCAAAATCATTCTGCATCACGATGTGTTCTCCGACCGGCACAATGCCAACTTCATCACGCAGATGTTTTCGCGCTTGGTGCTGTTGCTGACGGGTATTACATTCGGATTGATTTCCTCTGCCTTGCTGGCGATCGCCCAATTCATCAATACCGCCTACGCGGTGTACTTGAATACCGCGGCCTATACGGGCTTGTTCCTGTGCGTCATCCTGCTTGTCCGTCTATCGGTGCAGGCCATACGAGATATGAAGCGCAGCAACGACATTTAA
- a CDS encoding VOC family protein, which yields MATDFWINLPVKDLNRSKEFFQSLNFTVNERFSDSEQMAGIVVGEHNSMIMLFPEATLEGFARNPMTDTAVSTEVLLSISADSREEVQEMCEKVIQAGGKIFSEPGETNGMYGAGFCDLDGHRWNLLVM from the coding sequence ATGGCGACGGATTTTTGGATCAATTTGCCGGTAAAAGATTTGAACAGATCAAAGGAGTTTTTCCAGAGCTTGAATTTTACGGTAAACGAGCGGTTTTCGGACAGTGAGCAGATGGCGGGTATTGTGGTGGGTGAACACAATTCCATGATTATGTTATTTCCTGAAGCTACTTTGGAAGGATTTGCACGAAATCCGATGACGGATACAGCCGTAAGCACAGAAGTATTGCTGTCGATTTCAGCAGATTCGCGTGAAGAAGTCCAGGAGATGTGCGAAAAAGTGATTCAGGCAGGCGGCAAGATCTTCAGCGAGCCTGGCGAAACAAATGGCATGTACGGAGCGGGATTTTGCGATTTGGATGGACACCGGTGGAATTTGCTGGTGATGTAA
- a CDS encoding MBL fold metallo-hydrolase — protein MIEIYQKENVVCVEGTIESFGRKVYVYLVDGMLVDTGPEKLQKELIRFYKEYPIELVALTHSHEDHTGTAAWIQKHVNIPIYLHPQSIRLCEQPGEYPEYRQQTWGGRKAFHALPLPETIRSRSQEWTVIETPGHADDHVSFLDEKTGQLFSGDLFVAPKTKVIMDSESIPLIMDSLRKLLQYDFDSLFCSHSGYFENGREMIEKKLQNLENLTLKIQSLSKDGLSVDEIKQKIFPLDYPIIGFSENQWDSRHVVRSILEGQQSK, from the coding sequence ATGATCGAGATTTACCAGAAAGAAAATGTGGTTTGTGTGGAAGGCACGATTGAAAGTTTTGGCCGGAAAGTTTATGTCTATTTGGTTGATGGCATGTTGGTGGACACAGGGCCGGAAAAACTTCAGAAGGAACTGATACGCTTTTACAAAGAATATCCAATAGAACTGGTAGCACTTACACATAGCCATGAAGACCATACCGGAACAGCCGCCTGGATTCAGAAACATGTCAACATCCCGATTTATTTGCATCCTCAAAGCATTCGTCTTTGCGAGCAGCCGGGAGAGTATCCGGAATACCGCCAGCAAACCTGGGGCGGCCGAAAAGCATTCCATGCCTTGCCACTTCCTGAAACGATCCGCTCCCGCAGCCAGGAATGGACTGTCATCGAGACGCCTGGCCATGCAGATGACCATGTATCTTTTCTAGACGAAAAAACGGGACAGCTGTTTTCGGGGGATTTGTTTGTTGCCCCTAAAACTAAAGTCATCATGGACAGTGAATCGATTCCGCTCATTATGGATTCACTCCGCAAACTGCTGCAGTATGATTTTGACTCATTATTTTGCAGCCATTCCGGCTATTTTGAAAACGGACGGGAGATGATTGAGAAAAAGCTGCAAAATCTTGAAAACCTGACGTTGAAAATCCAATCCTTGAGCAAGGATGGCCTGTCGGTCGACGAAATCAAGCAGAAGATTTTCCCGCTCGACTATCCCATCATCGGCTTTTCAGAAAACCAATGGGATTCTCGGCATGTAGTCCGTTCTATTCTAGAAGGCCAACAATCCAAATAG
- a CDS encoding NADP-dependent oxidoreductase, translating to MKAIVIEQYGGKEQLKEKELERPQISENQVLLEIHATSINQIDWKLREGYLKERLPFEFPIILGWDAAGVIAEVGEAVHDFKVGDRVFARPATTRQGTYAEFVPVKENLLARMPENMTFEEAAAIPLAGLTAWQTLVDVAKIKEGDKVLVHAGAGGVGNFAIQIAKSFGAYVATTASKENEDFVKSLGANLVIDYKTEQFEDVLSDYDIVLDALGGDVLDKSFQVLKKGGRLVSIAGMPSEQDAAKYGVHASSYWLEPQGDQLQELAGLYEKGQLKPVIGKVFDLSEQGLQDAHALSETHHAKGKIVIRVK from the coding sequence ATGAAGGCAATTGTAATTGAACAATACGGCGGCAAAGAGCAATTAAAGGAAAAAGAGCTGGAGCGTCCGCAGATTTCTGAAAATCAGGTGTTGTTGGAGATACACGCAACGTCCATCAACCAGATTGACTGGAAACTGCGTGAAGGCTATTTGAAAGAGCGGCTGCCGTTCGAATTTCCGATTATTCTCGGCTGGGATGCAGCCGGCGTCATTGCTGAAGTCGGTGAAGCGGTACACGACTTCAAGGTCGGTGACCGGGTATTCGCCCGTCCTGCGACGACTCGCCAAGGCACCTATGCAGAATTCGTGCCGGTGAAAGAGAATTTGCTCGCCCGCATGCCGGAGAACATGACGTTTGAAGAAGCGGCTGCGATTCCGCTCGCCGGGTTGACGGCCTGGCAAACCCTGGTCGATGTGGCAAAAATCAAAGAAGGCGATAAGGTTCTGGTCCATGCCGGTGCCGGCGGTGTCGGAAACTTTGCCATCCAGATCGCCAAAAGCTTCGGCGCCTACGTTGCAACGACTGCCAGCAAGGAAAACGAGGACTTTGTCAAATCCCTTGGCGCAAATCTTGTCATTGACTACAAAACCGAACAGTTTGAAGACGTCTTGAGCGATTACGACATTGTACTTGATGCGCTGGGCGGGGACGTGCTCGACAAAAGCTTTCAGGTCCTGAAAAAAGGCGGACGCTTGGTATCGATCGCCGGGATGCCGTCCGAACAAGACGCAGCCAAATACGGCGTTCACGCGAGCTCTTATTGGCTTGAGCCGCAAGGCGATCAATTGCAGGAGTTGGCAGGCCTTTACGAAAAAGGACAATTAAAGCCCGTCATCGGCAAAGTGTTCGACTTGAGCGAGCAAGGGCTGCAAGATGCACATGCACTCAGCGAGACGCACCACGCGAAAGGCAAAATCGTCATCCGGGTGAAGTGA
- a CDS encoding cupin domain-containing protein encodes MAPQQTITNLRSGQRMIFRQTAKDTNGQLLEIETFNPPSTEKEPEHIHPKQESSAEVLSGEVRFSINGRVQIVKAGEKIVIPPGVPHYFWNASPMEAHTIQRFTPALTIEQFFKSYFALANAGKLDSNGMPPLLITSHLGLQHQDDIRVTKPPWIIQKILYTILIPVRLILRNTKR; translated from the coding sequence ATGGCACCACAACAAACCATTACCAATCTGCGCTCAGGTCAACGCATGATTTTCCGTCAAACGGCAAAGGACACAAACGGACAATTACTGGAAATAGAAACGTTTAATCCCCCGTCTACTGAAAAAGAGCCGGAGCATATTCATCCGAAACAAGAAAGCTCGGCTGAAGTGCTGTCTGGCGAAGTGCGCTTTTCAATCAACGGCCGTGTCCAAATTGTTAAAGCGGGAGAAAAAATCGTCATTCCACCAGGGGTCCCCCACTATTTCTGGAATGCAAGCCCCATGGAAGCGCACACGATCCAACGGTTTACGCCGGCTTTAACAATCGAACAGTTCTTTAAATCTTATTTCGCTTTGGCCAATGCGGGAAAACTGGACAGCAACGGGATGCCGCCTCTTTTGATTACATCACACCTCGGGCTCCAGCATCAAGATGACATCCGAGTGACTAAGCCACCGTGGATCATCCAAAAAATTCTTTATACGATACTCATTCCGGTAAGATTAATTTTACGAAATACCAAACGATAA
- a CDS encoding SRPBCC family protein, with product MVKWKEERVIPENIETVWRLFSDNNVKRLLPKVEEHILLENNDDEAGAKHGQSYYEGSQLQYYVVETLAFEDLPERKYRHTRFVLSQLFQVDYRYTLEKVSDTETRFVYEGSQKGLTMTAKAMLLSGSKAKRLETVHVFMDRVESEAGKAE from the coding sequence ATGGTAAAATGGAAAGAAGAGCGGGTGATTCCTGAAAACATCGAAACGGTGTGGCGTTTGTTCTCCGACAACAACGTCAAACGGCTTTTACCGAAAGTGGAAGAACACATCTTGCTTGAAAACAACGACGACGAAGCGGGAGCCAAACACGGGCAGAGCTATTACGAAGGTTCGCAATTGCAATATTACGTGGTGGAGACTCTTGCTTTTGAAGACCTTCCGGAGCGGAAATACCGTCACACGCGTTTTGTTTTGAGCCAATTGTTCCAAGTGGATTACCGCTATACGCTTGAAAAGGTATCAGACACGGAAACCCGCTTTGTTTACGAAGGTTCCCAAAAAGGGCTGACGATGACTGCTAAAGCAATGCTGCTTTCCGGAAGCAAAGCGAAGCGCCTGGAAACGGTTCATGTGTTCATGGACCGTGTGGAATCGGAAGCAGGCAAAGCTGAATAA
- a CDS encoding 3-ketoacyl-ACP reductase — translation MAQSLKGKIAFITGAGKGIGRSTALALANEGVHVGLIARTENDLKGVAEEAEALGVKAAYATADVSSLEQVEHAVSQLTEALGQADILINNAGMGSFGPFQEIDPADWKKTLDVNLLGMYYVTRTVLPQLIEKNGGDIINISSMSGLKGTAGSSAYSASKFGVLGMTEALSQEVRKHNIRVFALTPSRVITDFGGGEAPENSKEKFMQPEDIAEYIVAQLKLHPRIFIPTSSQWATNPF, via the coding sequence ATGGCGCAATCATTAAAAGGAAAAATCGCATTTATTACAGGAGCAGGTAAAGGCATTGGCCGTTCAACGGCTCTCGCCTTAGCGAATGAAGGCGTGCATGTCGGTCTAATCGCCCGCACGGAAAACGATTTGAAGGGAGTAGCGGAAGAAGCGGAAGCACTCGGCGTAAAAGCAGCCTATGCGACAGCGGACGTCTCTTCACTGGAACAAGTGGAACATGCCGTGTCCCAGTTGACGGAAGCCCTTGGCCAGGCGGACATCCTCATCAATAATGCCGGGATGGGCAGTTTCGGGCCGTTCCAGGAAATTGACCCGGCCGACTGGAAAAAGACGCTTGATGTTAATTTGCTTGGCATGTACTACGTGACGCGTACGGTACTTCCGCAATTGATTGAAAAAAACGGCGGCGACATCATCAATATCTCGTCGATGTCGGGACTTAAAGGGACAGCCGGGTCAAGTGCATACAGCGCTTCGAAGTTCGGGGTGCTCGGCATGACAGAAGCGTTGTCGCAGGAAGTGCGCAAACATAATATCCGGGTGTTTGCGTTGACGCCAAGCCGGGTCATCACCGATTTCGGCGGCGGAGAAGCGCCGGAAAACAGCAAAGAGAAATTCATGCAGCCGGAAGATATCGCGGAATACATCGTGGCGCAGCTGAAACTGCATCCGCGGATTTTCATCCCGACTTCCAGCCAGTGGGCGACCAATCCGTTTTGA